The genomic window GAAGCAGGTTTTTCAGTAGTAAGAGATTTTGTAGGGCATGGTATCGGAAGAGCCATGCATGAAGAACCACAGATTCCTAACTTCGGAAAGGCAAATACAGGCATAAAACTTTTACCGGGCATGGTTTTAGCGGTTGAACCCATGGTAAATGTAGGCGGCTATGAAGTTGACATACTTGACGATGATTGGACTGTCGTGACAAGAGATGGCAGTTTGAGCGCTCATTTTGAGCATACTATCGCCATAACAGAAAAAGGGCACGAAATATTAACTAAGGTATAAAATGACAAAAGAAGAAAAAATCGTCGTTGATGGTAAAATTCTGGAATCTCTACCTAATGCGATGTTTAAAGTCGAAATTGAGGGCGGGCATATAATTTTAGCGCATATTTGCGGTAAAATGAGAATGCATTATATTAAGATTTTGCCCGGCGATAAAGTAAAATTAGAACTCTCCCCCTATGATTTGACAAGGGGAAGAATAACTTATAGAGAGAAATGAATTTGAGAACGCAGGCAGTTTAAGCGAATAGTAAAAATATAGAGTTAAGGGTAAAAATTTTAATACACTGTATTTTGCACAGAATATGAGTTGTTGTTTTTGAACAAAACTTATCATTTGCGCTTTTGCAGTTTAAAGGGAGATATAAAAATGGAGAAAATTAAAGAAAACGTTGTAAAATACGGGCGCTTGATTTTGGATATAAGCGTGGTAGTTGAAGCGGTGGTTGTCGTATTGTATTTTTTAATATCATCGATAACTGTTATAGCGCGCGGTAGTTTTTTGTATTTCTTGATATCTTTAGTTACCAGTGTTATTGCGTTGCTTGCGATAATAGTTTTTAATTATCTTGTTTATTTGATTATAGATATACGTGACAGTTTAATAAAACTTACAAACAAATAAGAAGAATTTTAACGGAGTAATAAATGAAAGTTAGAGCATCAGTAAAACCGATCTGCCAGAAGTGCAAAGTCGTAAAACGTAAAGGCGTCGTAAGAGTGACGTGTTCGGATCCCAGACATAAACAGAGACAGGGATAATTTTTAAAGCACAAAAGAAGTTAAATGGAGGAAAGATAATGGCGCGTGTAGCTGGAGTTGACTTACCTAAAAATAAAAGACTTGATATAGCGCTCAGATATATTTACGGCATAGGACCTGCTATAGCAAATGAAATGATTGCGGAACTCGGTTTAGATGCCGCAAAAAGAGTTAAAGATTTGACGGAAGAAGAAGTCAATAAAATCAACACTTTAATCACGAAAAATCTTAAAGTTGAAGGTGATTTAAGACGTGAAATTCAGGGAAATATAAAAAGGCTCATAGAAATCGGAAGTTACAGAGGGTTGCGGCACAGAAGAAATCTTCCTGTAAGAGGGCAGCGTTCTAAAACAAATGCGCGCACAAGACGCGGAAAGAGAAAAACCGTTGGAGCAGGCAAAGCGCAGCCTCAGGGCAAAAAAGGTTAATAATTTATATAAGGTAATTTTTACGGAGGCTGGAAATGGCTGATGAAAAGAAGTCTGGTTCAAAAAAGAAAATTAAATATACAGGCGGTGTAGCCAGAGCGTATATATTGTCATCTTTCAATAATACGATAGTGAATATAACAGATGAAAGAGGAAATACTTTGGCATGGGCATCTGCCGGAGGCGCGGGATTTAAAGGAACGAAAAAAGGTACTCCTTTTGCAGCTCAGATGACAGCTGCCACCGTAGGAAAAAAAGCTTTTGATTTCGGAGTAAAACAGGTTACGGTTTTTGTTAACGGACCCGGACCTGGAAGAGAAACGGCGATAAGAGGATTACAAAGTTCTGGTTTGATAATTACGGCAATTAAAGATATTACGCCGGTACCGCATGACGGCTGTCGTCCGCCTAAACCGAGAAGAGTATAATATTGGCATTTTTTCGGCATCACGGCTGCTGTCGGAAGAACGCTTAAAATGAGGTAAATAATTTCGGAGGATTTTAATAGATGTCACGTTATTTAGAGTCAGTATGTAAATTATGCCGCAGGGAAAAAGAAAAACTTTTTCTTAAAGGCGAAAGATGTTCTGCGAATTGCACTCTTGATAGAAAAAGAGGCAAAAATGGTCCTGGTCAGCACGGTGCAGGAAAAAGTAAAATGTCAGATTATGCAAAACATTTGCGTGAAAAACAAAAGGCAAGAAGAGTTTATGGTTTAACGGAAGAACAGTTTCGCCACTATTACGTTTTGGCAGAAAAGATGAAAGGTTCTACAGGTGACAATCTGCTTCAGCTGCTTGAGCTGAGGCTCGACAATGTTGTTTATCGTTTAGGTTTTGCTTCTTCAAAAAAAATGGCTAGACAGATTGTAAATCACGGAAATATTTTTGTTAATGACAAGAAAATAAATGTGCCGCGCTATCAGGTTAAAGCCGGCGATGTGATAACCGTTCCGGAAAAATACAAAGAAAATTTCGTATTGAAAAAACTACTTGAAAAAACGTCAACGAATATTCCATCGTGGCTTAATTTCGATAAAACTAAAGTTGTGGGAACCGTCGTAAGCGAGCCTCTTCCGGGTGAAACTTCCCATCCTATAGATAGTCAGCTCATAGTTGAATACTATTCAAAATAAACTAACAGCCTTTCGGCTTGTTAAGCGAGGTTATACAGCATGAAAATGCCAGATTTAGAAAAACTACGTAAGCTAACAATTGATGAAAAAACGGCTACTGAATTTTATGGTCGTTTTACCGCAGAACCTTTTGAACGCGGTTATGGTCATACAATAGGAAATTCTTTACGCAGAATTTTACTTTCAAGTCTTGAAGGCGCTGCGATAGCTTCCGTTAAGATTACTGGAGCTTTGCACGAATTTGCCGTATTGAAAGGTGTCAAAGAAGATGTTGCCCAGATTATATTAAATCTTAAAAAAATTAGAGTGAAACTTCATACGGGCGAGTCGGAAAGACTTTATTTAAAAGTAAAAAAAGCAGGCAAAGTTATGGCAAAAGATATCGAAGTCAATGCAAACGCCGAAATAATGAATCCCGAACAGGAAATAGCGAATATAGATAATGGTACAGTTCTTGAAATG from Candidatus Endomicrobium procryptotermitis includes these protein-coding regions:
- the rpsD gene encoding 30S ribosomal protein S4, encoding MSRYLESVCKLCRREKEKLFLKGERCSANCTLDRKRGKNGPGQHGAGKSKMSDYAKHLREKQKARRVYGLTEEQFRHYYVLAEKMKGSTGDNLLQLLELRLDNVVYRLGFASSKKMARQIVNHGNIFVNDKKINVPRYQVKAGDVITVPEKYKENFVLKKLLEKTSTNIPSWLNFDKTKVVGTVVSEPLPGETSHPIDSQLIVEYYSK
- the infA gene encoding translation initiation factor IF-1; its protein translation is MTKEEKIVVDGKILESLPNAMFKVEIEGGHIILAHICGKMRMHYIKILPGDKVKLELSPYDLTRGRITYREK
- the rpsM gene encoding 30S ribosomal protein S13; protein product: MARVAGVDLPKNKRLDIALRYIYGIGPAIANEMIAELGLDAAKRVKDLTEEEVNKINTLITKNLKVEGDLRREIQGNIKRLIEIGSYRGLRHRRNLPVRGQRSKTNARTRRGKRKTVGAGKAQPQGKKG
- the rpsK gene encoding 30S ribosomal protein S11, whose product is MADEKKSGSKKKIKYTGGVARAYILSSFNNTIVNITDERGNTLAWASAGGAGFKGTKKGTPFAAQMTAATVGKKAFDFGVKQVTVFVNGPGPGRETAIRGLQSSGLIITAIKDITPVPHDGCRPPKPRRV
- the rpmJ gene encoding 50S ribosomal protein L36 translates to MKVRASVKPICQKCKVVKRKGVVRVTCSDPRHKQRQG